The following coding sequences are from one Armatimonadota bacterium window:
- a CDS encoding enoyl-CoA hydratase-related protein, with protein sequence MPPIRVQEEGPRTVITLTRSEVHNALSPELMDALTQAFREIGKKEKEHVRYIVLAAEGPSFCAGADIRRMLTSWHAPPDENRRDAERLFIMLEAIADCPKPVIARVHGPTLGGGVGLGAACDLAVAHPGAVFGLPEVRLGLAPAMILPFPLRRVNRSWGRPFWDSGSLRSRHRRWASCTR encoded by the coding sequence ATGCCACCGATTCGCGTGCAGGAGGAGGGGCCGCGCACGGTGATCACCCTGACGCGGTCGGAGGTCCACAACGCTCTTTCCCCGGAGCTCATGGATGCTCTCACACAAGCGTTCCGGGAGATCGGGAAGAAAGAAAAAGAACATGTGCGGTACATCGTGCTGGCGGCGGAAGGCCCCTCCTTCTGCGCGGGTGCGGATATTCGCAGGATGCTGACCTCCTGGCATGCTCCACCGGATGAAAACCGCCGGGACGCGGAGCGTCTGTTCATCATGCTGGAGGCCATCGCGGACTGCCCCAAGCCCGTGATCGCCCGGGTGCACGGGCCGACCCTGGGCGGCGGGGTGGGGCTGGGGGCGGCCTGCGATCTCGCTGTGGCCCACCCGGGTGCGGTGTTCGGCTTGCCGGAGGTGCGCCTGGGACTTGCCCCCGCCATGATCCTTCCCTTCCCCTTGCGCCGGGTGAACCGCTCCTGGGGGCGGCCCTTCTGGGACAGCGGTTCGCTGCGGAGCAGGCACAGGCGATGGGCCTCGTGCACGAGGTGA